A genome region from Arachis duranensis cultivar V14167 chromosome 6, aradu.V14167.gnm2.J7QH, whole genome shotgun sequence includes the following:
- the LOC107491874 gene encoding 11S globulin seed storage protein Ana o 2.0101 — protein sequence MANSLRLAFLVLFQSLLALSLAHRYPTKCSFDKLVALEPSKRVESEGGFTEYWDSKNEQFQCVGVSALRYSIKPKGLLLPHYINAPRLQYVLQGTGILETVVPGCPETFREQTRHGDQHQKIHATREGDVIVVPTGSAQWIYNTGETDMVIFSVIDSANEDNQLDLKVRKFFLGGKPQEEKGEEGNMFSGLELKTVAESLGIDMGIAGKVQGVDDPRGSIIIVEDELETLSPAVEESGNGNGLDETLCTLRLVHQLAESTDADKYNPRAGFLTALNTPNLPVLQYVQLGVDRGVLYKNAVMAPHYNLNCHAVIYGTEGRGWIEVVGENGRKVYEGEVREGQILIVPQQFVVAKKAAEGSDEGFGWIAVKTSDNPMISPLAGKLSLIRAMPLPVLMNSFRLTAEEAINLKKRGELTLFSPHPAHTQI from the exons ATGGCCAATTCTCTAAGACTTgcctttcttgttcttttccaGAGCTTGTTGGCTCTGTCTTTAGCTCACCGTTACCCAACCAAGTGCAGCTTTGACAAACTAGTCGCACTCGAACCCAGCAAACGGGTTGAGTCTGAGGGTGGTTTTACTGAGTACTGGGACTCCAAGAATGAGCAGTTTCAGTGTGTTGGAGTTTCAGCCCTTCGCTACTCAATCAAACCCAAGGGGCTCTTGTTGCCTCACTACATCAACGCTCCAAGACTTCAATATGTACTTCAAG GAACAGGAATTTTGGAAACGGTGGTTCCAGGATGCCCTGAAACTTTCCGAGAGCAAACACGTCACGGAGACCAGCATCAGAAAATCCATGCCACGAGGGAGGGAGATGTTATCGTAGTTCCAACTGGTTCTGCGCAATGGATTTATAACACTGGTGAAACTGATATGGTTATTTTTTCAGTCATAGACTCTGCCAATGAAGATAACCAGCTCGACCTGAAAGTCAGA AAGTTTTTTCTAGGTGGGAAACCGCAAGAAGAGAAGGGAGAGGAAGGCAACATGTTCAGTGGATTGGAATTGAAGACAGTGGCGGAGTCGCTGGGTATTGATATGGGGATAGCAGGAAAAGTGCAAGGAGTGGACGATCCAAGAGGTTCGATCATCATTGTGGAAGACGAGCTGGAGACTTTAAGCCCCGCCGTGGAAGAGAGTGGTAATGGTAACGGCCTGGACGAAACACTGTGTACTCTGAGACTTGTTCATCAGCTAGCTGAGTCCACAGATGCTGATAAATACAACCCACGCGCTGGATTCTTGACTGCTCTCAACACCCCTAACCTTCCCGTCCTTCAATATGTCCAACTTGGCGTTGATCGAGGTGTTCTCTACAAG AATGCTGTGATGGCGCCACACTACAATTTGAACTGTCACGCTGTGATTTACGGAACAGAGGGTAGGGGATGGATCGAGGTGGTgggagaaaatggaagaaaggTGTACGAGGGAGAGGTGAGGGAGGGGCAGATACTGATCGTGCCGCAGCAGTTTGTGGTGGCGAAGAAGGCTGCAGAAGGCAGCGATGAAGGGTTTGGTTGGATAGCGGTAAAGACGAGTGATAACCCAATGATAAGCCCTCTTGCCGGAAAGCTGTCACTGATCCGGGCAATGCCTCTCCCTGTGCTCATGAACTCCTTTCGCTTGACCGCAGAAGAAGCTATCAACTTGAAGAAGAGAGGGGAGCTAACTCTCTTTAGCCCTCACCCTGCCCACActcaaatataa
- the LOC107491875 gene encoding ion channel CASTOR isoform X1, translating to MSLDSETSTAATSGRDWFFPSPSFFRSSSSQYGRRFYSNPKPSSSHPISNRPPAASASGIRHRRRVKFARNPIPAPTPAPTQELPQISDAKNASKNNLSFLSQFRCHLALAALTIAALLLLLLRNMHLQSQVKKLQGEILNLNLRLRAFHELDSMNITSSTLLDDHFSSENLRRNLSLFFSFTLLFIPIFIFKYIDYVSKSRFSDNISEQVSLNKQIAYRVDVFLSVHPYAKPLVLLVATLLLILLGGLALFGVTTEDLAHCLWLSWTYVADSGNHASSQGSGPRLVAVSISFGGMLIFAMMLGLVSDAISEKFDSLRKGKSEVVEQNHTLILGWSDKLGSLLNQLAIANESLGGGTVVVMAERDKEEMELDIAKMEFDFKGTSVICRTGSPLILADLKKSLFPLDLTLCDLQVSVSKARAIIVLAEDGNADQSDARALRTVLSLTGVKERLRGHIVVELSDLDNEVLVKLVGGDLVETVVAHDVIGRLMIQCARQPGLAQIWEDILGFENCEFYIKRWPQLDGMQFEDVLISFPAAIPCGIKAATYGGKIILNPDDSYVLQEGDEVLVIAEDDDTYAPASLPMVWKGSLPKDFVYPKSPERILFCGWRRDMEDMIMVLDASLAHGSELWMFNDVPEKEREKKLTEGSLDINRLENISLVNREGNAVIRRHLESLPLESFDSILILADESVEDSAIQADSRSLATLLLIRDIQARRLPYEAMASQAHGGSFSKGSWIGEMKQASDKSVIISEILDPRTKNLLSMSKISDYVLSNELVSMALAMVAEDRQINDVLEELFAEEGNEMHIRQADLYLREGEELSFYEIMLRARQRREIVIGYRSVNAERAVINPPAKTERRKWSLKDVFVVITEKE from the exons ATGTCCCTTGATTCGGAGACCTCAACTGCCGCCACGTCCGGCAGAGATTGGTTCTTCCCGTCACCGTCGTTCTTTCGCTCTTCTTCTTCGCAATACGGCCGTCGATTCTACTCAAACCCAAAGCCTTCCTCCTCTCATCCGATCTCTAATCGGCCCCCGGCAGCGTCAGCCTCAGGCATCCGTCATCGCCGGAGAGTCAAATTCGCTCGGAATCCGATTCCCGCCCCCACTCCCGCTCCCACTCAGGAGCTACCACAGATATCCGATGCCAAAAATGCTTCCAAAAACAACCTCTCTTTCCTTTCTCAATTTCGTTGCCACTTGGCACTCGCG GCGTTGACAATTGCTGCTTTATTGTTGCTGCTACTCAGAAATATGCATCTTCAGAGCCAAGTCAAAAAGCTGCAG GGTGAGATTCTCAACCTCAACCTCAGGTTACGTGCATTCCATGAGTTGGACTCCATGAACATTACGAGTTCCACATTACTGGACGATCATTtttcaagtgaaaacttgagaagaaatctatctctctttttctcttttacaCTTCTATTCATCcccatttttattttcaagtatATAGACTACGtttcaaaatcaagattttctGACAATATATCAGAACAAGTTTCACTAAACAAGCAAATAGCATACCGGGTTGATGTATTTTTATCAGTTCATCCTTATGCTAAGCCACTTGTGCTGTTAGTTGCAACATTACTGCTAATTTTACTAGGAGGATTGGCCCTTTTTGGGGTAACTACTGAGGATCTCGCCCACTGTCTTTGGCTATCTTGGACCTATGTTGCTGATTCTGGCAATCATGCTAGCTCCCAAGGTTCTGGTCCGAGGTTAGTTGCGGTTTCAATTAGTTTTGGTGGGATGCTTATATTTGCAATGATGCTTGGACTTGTCTCTGATGCCATTTCTGAGAAGTTCGACTCACTGAGGAAAGGAAAAAGTGAGGTAGTTGAGCAAAATCATACTTTGATTCTTGGCTGGAGTGATAAATTG GGTTCATTACTAAATCAACTTGCCATAGCCAATGAGAGCCTGGGTGGAGGAACTGTTGTAGTGATGGCTGAGCGAGACAAAGAAGAAATGGAGCTTGACATTGCAAAAATGGAGTTTGATTTCAAAGGAACATCCGTCATATGCAGAACTGGGAGCCCACTGATTCTGGCTGATCTTAAAAA GTCTCTTTTCCCGCTTGATCTCACACTATGTGATCTACAGGTTTCTGTTTCAAAGGCGCGTGCAATAATTGTCCTTGCTGAAGATGGGAATGCTGATCAG AGTGATGCACGTGCTTTGAGAACAGTCTTAAGCTTAACTGGAGTCAAAGAACGATTAAGAGGGCACATAGTGGTCGAATTGAGTGACCTGGACAATGAGGTCCTTGTTAAACTTGTTGGGGGTGATCTTGTTGAAACTGTTGTAGCTCATGATGTCATTGGCCGCTTGATGATTCAATGTGCCCGGCAGCCTGGTCTTGCACAG ATATGGGAAGATATACTTGGATTTGAAAATTGTGAGTTCTACATCAAAAGATGGCCACAGTTGGATGGAATGCAATTTGAAGATGTATTAATCAGCTTTCCTGCTGCAATTCCTTGTGGGATCAAAGCTGCAACATATGGtggtaaaattattttgaatccAGATGACTCCTATGTTTTACAAGAAGGGGACGAAGTTCTGGTTATTGCAGAGGATGATGATACTTATGCCCCAGCGTCCTTGCCTATG GTTTGGAAGGGAAGCTTACCGAAGGACTTTGTTTATCCAAAGTCTCCTGAAAGAATACTTTTTTGCGGTTGGAGGCGTGATATGGAGGACATGATCATG GTTTTGGATGCATCTCTAGCACATGGTTCAGAGCTCTGGATGTTCAATGATGTTcctgaaaaagagagggaaaagaaactAACTGAGGGCAGCCTTGACATAAATCGATTGGAAAATATATCTCTGGTTAATCGTGAGGGGAATGCTGTTATACGTCGTCACTTAGAAAGTCTTCCATTGGAATCATTTGATTCT ATATTAATTTTGGCTGATGAATCTGTAGAAGATTCAGCAATTCAAGCTGACTCCAGATCTCTTGCCACGCTACTTTTAATTCGCGACATACAA GCTAGACGTCTTCCTTATGAAGCTATGGCCAGTCAAGCTCATGGAGGAAGCTTCTCAAAAGGCTCATGGATTGGGGAAATGAAGCAGGCTTCGGATAAATCAGTTATAATAAGCGAAATTTTGGATCCTAGGACAAAAAATTTGTTATCTATGTCAAAGATTAGTGATTACGTTTTATCAAATGAACTTGTCAGCATGGCTTTAGCCATGGTTGCAGAAGATCGGCAAATAAATGATGTATTGGAAGAGCTCTTTGCAGAGGAG GGAAATGAGATGCACATAAGGCAAGCAGATCTCTACCTCCGTGAAGGTGAGGAATTAAGTTTTTATGAAATAATGTTACGGGCTCGGCAGAGAAGAGAGATAGTGATAGGGTACCGTTCAGTGAATGCAGAAAGGGCTGTTATTAACCCCCCAGCGAAAACTGAAAGACGAAAGTGGTCATTGAAGGATGTCTTTGTGGTCATTACTGAAAAGGAATGA
- the LOC107491875 gene encoding ion channel CASTOR isoform X2, which produces MSLDSETSTAATSGRDWFFPSPSFFRSSSSQYGRRFYSNPKPSSSHPISNRPPAASASGIRHRRRVKFARNPIPAPTPAPTQELPQISDAKNASKNNLSFLSQFRCHLALAALTIAALLLLLLRNMHLQSQVKKLQGEILNLNLRLRAFHELDSMNITSSTLLDDHFSSENLRRNLSLFFSFTLLFIPIFIFKYIDYVSKSRFSDNISEQVSLNKQIAYRVDVFLSVHPYAKPLVLLVATLLLILLGGLALFGVTTEDLAHCLWLSWTYVADSGNHASSQGSGPRLVAVSISFGGMLIFAMMLGLVSDAISEKFDSLRKGKSEVVEQNHTLILGWSDKLGSLLNQLAIANESLGGGTVVVMAERDKEEMELDIAKMEFDFKGTSVICRTGSPLILADLKKVSVSKARAIIVLAEDGNADQSDARALRTVLSLTGVKERLRGHIVVELSDLDNEVLVKLVGGDLVETVVAHDVIGRLMIQCARQPGLAQIWEDILGFENCEFYIKRWPQLDGMQFEDVLISFPAAIPCGIKAATYGGKIILNPDDSYVLQEGDEVLVIAEDDDTYAPASLPMVWKGSLPKDFVYPKSPERILFCGWRRDMEDMIMVLDASLAHGSELWMFNDVPEKEREKKLTEGSLDINRLENISLVNREGNAVIRRHLESLPLESFDSILILADESVEDSAIQADSRSLATLLLIRDIQARRLPYEAMASQAHGGSFSKGSWIGEMKQASDKSVIISEILDPRTKNLLSMSKISDYVLSNELVSMALAMVAEDRQINDVLEELFAEEGNEMHIRQADLYLREGEELSFYEIMLRARQRREIVIGYRSVNAERAVINPPAKTERRKWSLKDVFVVITEKE; this is translated from the exons ATGTCCCTTGATTCGGAGACCTCAACTGCCGCCACGTCCGGCAGAGATTGGTTCTTCCCGTCACCGTCGTTCTTTCGCTCTTCTTCTTCGCAATACGGCCGTCGATTCTACTCAAACCCAAAGCCTTCCTCCTCTCATCCGATCTCTAATCGGCCCCCGGCAGCGTCAGCCTCAGGCATCCGTCATCGCCGGAGAGTCAAATTCGCTCGGAATCCGATTCCCGCCCCCACTCCCGCTCCCACTCAGGAGCTACCACAGATATCCGATGCCAAAAATGCTTCCAAAAACAACCTCTCTTTCCTTTCTCAATTTCGTTGCCACTTGGCACTCGCG GCGTTGACAATTGCTGCTTTATTGTTGCTGCTACTCAGAAATATGCATCTTCAGAGCCAAGTCAAAAAGCTGCAG GGTGAGATTCTCAACCTCAACCTCAGGTTACGTGCATTCCATGAGTTGGACTCCATGAACATTACGAGTTCCACATTACTGGACGATCATTtttcaagtgaaaacttgagaagaaatctatctctctttttctcttttacaCTTCTATTCATCcccatttttattttcaagtatATAGACTACGtttcaaaatcaagattttctGACAATATATCAGAACAAGTTTCACTAAACAAGCAAATAGCATACCGGGTTGATGTATTTTTATCAGTTCATCCTTATGCTAAGCCACTTGTGCTGTTAGTTGCAACATTACTGCTAATTTTACTAGGAGGATTGGCCCTTTTTGGGGTAACTACTGAGGATCTCGCCCACTGTCTTTGGCTATCTTGGACCTATGTTGCTGATTCTGGCAATCATGCTAGCTCCCAAGGTTCTGGTCCGAGGTTAGTTGCGGTTTCAATTAGTTTTGGTGGGATGCTTATATTTGCAATGATGCTTGGACTTGTCTCTGATGCCATTTCTGAGAAGTTCGACTCACTGAGGAAAGGAAAAAGTGAGGTAGTTGAGCAAAATCATACTTTGATTCTTGGCTGGAGTGATAAATTG GGTTCATTACTAAATCAACTTGCCATAGCCAATGAGAGCCTGGGTGGAGGAACTGTTGTAGTGATGGCTGAGCGAGACAAAGAAGAAATGGAGCTTGACATTGCAAAAATGGAGTTTGATTTCAAAGGAACATCCGTCATATGCAGAACTGGGAGCCCACTGATTCTGGCTGATCTTAAAA AGGTTTCTGTTTCAAAGGCGCGTGCAATAATTGTCCTTGCTGAAGATGGGAATGCTGATCAG AGTGATGCACGTGCTTTGAGAACAGTCTTAAGCTTAACTGGAGTCAAAGAACGATTAAGAGGGCACATAGTGGTCGAATTGAGTGACCTGGACAATGAGGTCCTTGTTAAACTTGTTGGGGGTGATCTTGTTGAAACTGTTGTAGCTCATGATGTCATTGGCCGCTTGATGATTCAATGTGCCCGGCAGCCTGGTCTTGCACAG ATATGGGAAGATATACTTGGATTTGAAAATTGTGAGTTCTACATCAAAAGATGGCCACAGTTGGATGGAATGCAATTTGAAGATGTATTAATCAGCTTTCCTGCTGCAATTCCTTGTGGGATCAAAGCTGCAACATATGGtggtaaaattattttgaatccAGATGACTCCTATGTTTTACAAGAAGGGGACGAAGTTCTGGTTATTGCAGAGGATGATGATACTTATGCCCCAGCGTCCTTGCCTATG GTTTGGAAGGGAAGCTTACCGAAGGACTTTGTTTATCCAAAGTCTCCTGAAAGAATACTTTTTTGCGGTTGGAGGCGTGATATGGAGGACATGATCATG GTTTTGGATGCATCTCTAGCACATGGTTCAGAGCTCTGGATGTTCAATGATGTTcctgaaaaagagagggaaaagaaactAACTGAGGGCAGCCTTGACATAAATCGATTGGAAAATATATCTCTGGTTAATCGTGAGGGGAATGCTGTTATACGTCGTCACTTAGAAAGTCTTCCATTGGAATCATTTGATTCT ATATTAATTTTGGCTGATGAATCTGTAGAAGATTCAGCAATTCAAGCTGACTCCAGATCTCTTGCCACGCTACTTTTAATTCGCGACATACAA GCTAGACGTCTTCCTTATGAAGCTATGGCCAGTCAAGCTCATGGAGGAAGCTTCTCAAAAGGCTCATGGATTGGGGAAATGAAGCAGGCTTCGGATAAATCAGTTATAATAAGCGAAATTTTGGATCCTAGGACAAAAAATTTGTTATCTATGTCAAAGATTAGTGATTACGTTTTATCAAATGAACTTGTCAGCATGGCTTTAGCCATGGTTGCAGAAGATCGGCAAATAAATGATGTATTGGAAGAGCTCTTTGCAGAGGAG GGAAATGAGATGCACATAAGGCAAGCAGATCTCTACCTCCGTGAAGGTGAGGAATTAAGTTTTTATGAAATAATGTTACGGGCTCGGCAGAGAAGAGAGATAGTGATAGGGTACCGTTCAGTGAATGCAGAAAGGGCTGTTATTAACCCCCCAGCGAAAACTGAAAGACGAAAGTGGTCATTGAAGGATGTCTTTGTGGTCATTACTGAAAAGGAATGA
- the LOC107491876 gene encoding la-related protein 6B isoform X1 has protein sequence MAQESLTEAPDMCPSSSHADPSLSRNLSSSRLNAQAPEFVPTRPTTRLVVPPPPPPPPPSGMVHVYPPPPTSPFHVQIQGHVPAVQNHHHHHLAHQHHHHVQAHYRSHHHPNQYHVGSDSGVPQVQQSHGESDHTPSSKSKLSEEASQKILNQVEYYFSDLNLATTDHLMRFINKDSEGFVPISVVASFKKIKALITSHSQLATALRNSTKLVVSEDGKKVKRQHPLTESDIEELQSRIVVAENLPEDHCHQNLMKVFSAVGSVKTIRTCPPQTSNSGASSASRLGKVDGVHLANKSFLFQLHAFVEYESVELAERAVAELNDERNWRSGLRVRQMVRCMPKPSQGRGKKGFDTEANCEEDYTSLPEQQANEKPVEDAPVADTHTHGHVEEHAYEKESGQRKGRSRGRGKGRGRVHSRVNNQLGTQTSNSNNSILTEQVVAKQPPGPRMPDGTRGFSMGRGKPIAVNIP, from the exons ATGGCTCAAGAATCACTGACAGAAGCCCCAGACATGTGCCCTTCTTCCTCGCACGCAGATCCATCTCTCTCCAGAAACCTTTCCTCTAGCCGGCTCAACGCACAGGCTCCTGAATTCGTGCCCACGCGACCTACTACTCGGCTAGTGGTGCCGCCGCCGCCTCCTCCTCCTCCGCCTTCTGGTATGGTGCATGTTTATCCACCGCCCCCGACTTCACCCTTCCACGTACAGATTCAAGGTCACGTACCAGCCGTCCAGAAtcaccaccatcatcatcttgctcatcagcatcatcatcatgttCAGGCTCACTACCGTTCTCACCATCACCCGAATCAGTATCATGTTGGCTCCGATTCCGGTGTGCCGCAAGTTCAGCAGTCTCACGGCGAGTCAGATCACACTCCTTCTTCCAAAAGCAAGCTATCTGAGGAAGCTAGTCAGAAGATTTTGAATCAG GTGGAGTATTATTTCAGTGATTTAAACTTAGCTACTACTGATCATTTAATGAGGTTCATCAACAAAGATTCTGAAGGTTTTG TTCCTATATCTGTTGTTGCATCTTTCAAGAAGATCAAGGCCCTCATAACCAGTCACTCTCAACTTGCGACTGCTTTGAGGAACTCGACAAAACTT GTAGTAAGTGAAGATGGAAAGAAAGTCAAACGCCAGCATCCCCTAACTGAGTCTGATATAGAAGAGCTACAA TCTCGTATTGTTGTAGCTGAAAACCTACCTGAGGATCATTGCCATCAGAATCTTATGAAGGTGTTTTCTGCTGTTGGGAG TGTGAAGACCATCCGGACATGTCCTCCTCAAACTTCCAATAGTGGTGCTTCTTCAGCTTCAAGATTGGGAAAAGTTGATGGCGTACATTTAGCTAACAAG AGCTTTCTGTTCCAGTTGCATGCATTTGTTGAATATGAATCTGTTGAGCTGGCTGAGAGAGCA GTTGCGGAGCTGAATGATGAGCGAAACTGGCGGAGTGGCCTCCGGGTTCGTCAAATGGTTAGATGCATG CCAAAACCTTCTCAAGGACGGGGAAAGAAGGGATTTGATACTGAAGCTAACTGCGAGGAGGATTATACTTCTCTTCCCGAGCAGCAGGCAAATGAAAAACCAGTAGAAGATGCTCCCGTTGCTGATACTCATACTCATGGACATGTG GAAGAACATGCCTATGAAAAAGAGAGTGGGCAGAGGAAAGGGCGTAGCCGGGGCAGGGGGAAGGGTCGTGGCCGAGTTCATAGTCGTGTGAATAATCAATTGGGAACACAAACTTCCAATTCCAATAATTCAATTCTTACTGAACAAGTTGTCGCCAAGCAACCTCCAGGGCCCCGGATGCCAGATGGTACAAGAGGATTTTCCATGGGTCGGGGGAAGCCCATAGCTGTTAATATACCTTGA
- the LOC107491876 gene encoding la-related protein 6B isoform X2 produces the protein MAQESLTEAPDMCPSSSHADPSLSRNLSSSRLNAQAPEFVPTRPTTRLVVPPPPPPPPPSGMVHVYPPPPTSPFHVQIQGHVPAVQNHHHHHLAHQHHHHVQAHYRSHHHPNQYHVGSDSGVPQVQQSHGESDHTPSSKSKLSEEASQKILNQVEYYFSDLNLATTDHLMRFINKDSEGFVPISVVASFKKIKALITSHSQLATALRNSTKLVVSEDGKKVKRQHPLTESDIEELQSRIVVAENLPEDHCHQNLMKVFSAVGSVKTIRTCPPQTSNSGASSASRLGKVDGVHLANKLHAFVEYESVELAERAVAELNDERNWRSGLRVRQMVRCMPKPSQGRGKKGFDTEANCEEDYTSLPEQQANEKPVEDAPVADTHTHGHVEEHAYEKESGQRKGRSRGRGKGRGRVHSRVNNQLGTQTSNSNNSILTEQVVAKQPPGPRMPDGTRGFSMGRGKPIAVNIP, from the exons ATGGCTCAAGAATCACTGACAGAAGCCCCAGACATGTGCCCTTCTTCCTCGCACGCAGATCCATCTCTCTCCAGAAACCTTTCCTCTAGCCGGCTCAACGCACAGGCTCCTGAATTCGTGCCCACGCGACCTACTACTCGGCTAGTGGTGCCGCCGCCGCCTCCTCCTCCTCCGCCTTCTGGTATGGTGCATGTTTATCCACCGCCCCCGACTTCACCCTTCCACGTACAGATTCAAGGTCACGTACCAGCCGTCCAGAAtcaccaccatcatcatcttgctcatcagcatcatcatcatgttCAGGCTCACTACCGTTCTCACCATCACCCGAATCAGTATCATGTTGGCTCCGATTCCGGTGTGCCGCAAGTTCAGCAGTCTCACGGCGAGTCAGATCACACTCCTTCTTCCAAAAGCAAGCTATCTGAGGAAGCTAGTCAGAAGATTTTGAATCAG GTGGAGTATTATTTCAGTGATTTAAACTTAGCTACTACTGATCATTTAATGAGGTTCATCAACAAAGATTCTGAAGGTTTTG TTCCTATATCTGTTGTTGCATCTTTCAAGAAGATCAAGGCCCTCATAACCAGTCACTCTCAACTTGCGACTGCTTTGAGGAACTCGACAAAACTT GTAGTAAGTGAAGATGGAAAGAAAGTCAAACGCCAGCATCCCCTAACTGAGTCTGATATAGAAGAGCTACAA TCTCGTATTGTTGTAGCTGAAAACCTACCTGAGGATCATTGCCATCAGAATCTTATGAAGGTGTTTTCTGCTGTTGGGAG TGTGAAGACCATCCGGACATGTCCTCCTCAAACTTCCAATAGTGGTGCTTCTTCAGCTTCAAGATTGGGAAAAGTTGATGGCGTACATTTAGCTAACAAG TTGCATGCATTTGTTGAATATGAATCTGTTGAGCTGGCTGAGAGAGCA GTTGCGGAGCTGAATGATGAGCGAAACTGGCGGAGTGGCCTCCGGGTTCGTCAAATGGTTAGATGCATG CCAAAACCTTCTCAAGGACGGGGAAAGAAGGGATTTGATACTGAAGCTAACTGCGAGGAGGATTATACTTCTCTTCCCGAGCAGCAGGCAAATGAAAAACCAGTAGAAGATGCTCCCGTTGCTGATACTCATACTCATGGACATGTG GAAGAACATGCCTATGAAAAAGAGAGTGGGCAGAGGAAAGGGCGTAGCCGGGGCAGGGGGAAGGGTCGTGGCCGAGTTCATAGTCGTGTGAATAATCAATTGGGAACACAAACTTCCAATTCCAATAATTCAATTCTTACTGAACAAGTTGTCGCCAAGCAACCTCCAGGGCCCCGGATGCCAGATGGTACAAGAGGATTTTCCATGGGTCGGGGGAAGCCCATAGCTGTTAATATACCTTGA